A single region of the Roseivivax sp. THAF197b genome encodes:
- a CDS encoding AI-2E family transporter: MKQKTGAFQAAVIVIAGILVAGVLHFAADIAAPMTLAVVTGIIAAPVLDFLCRVGVPVGVGASIILLATIAIIVTAVVAFEPIFWRFVDAIPTIRLEIREIIWNFRETLNSIGNVNEEMQEAFGGGSGEGDSNEGASVPSLTDAMLAAPAIIAQALIFAGTFYFFLVNRLEVYSFLARRLSAVGETELIKRRFRVAEKLVSRYFLAITIVNFALGFAVTAIMTALGMPLPYVWGLAAALLNYVLYLGPAVMVVVLLLGGLVNFEGLMVAAPAACFMVCNMIEAQFVTPAFVGRHVRLNPLLVFVALVFGIWFWGPIGGIVAIPVLVIGVAMTDDKLETQARTANAA; the protein is encoded by the coding sequence TTGAAACAGAAGACCGGAGCCTTTCAGGCGGCCGTGATCGTGATCGCGGGCATCCTCGTGGCGGGCGTGCTCCATTTTGCCGCCGATATCGCCGCGCCCATGACGCTTGCTGTGGTCACCGGTATCATTGCGGCGCCCGTCCTTGATTTTCTGTGCCGCGTGGGTGTGCCCGTGGGCGTCGGAGCCTCCATAATTCTTCTGGCCACAATTGCCATCATCGTCACCGCTGTTGTCGCCTTCGAGCCGATATTTTGGCGGTTCGTGGATGCGATCCCGACCATCCGATTGGAAATCCGCGAAATCATCTGGAATTTCCGGGAGACGCTGAACAGCATCGGGAACGTAAACGAAGAAATGCAGGAAGCCTTCGGCGGTGGCTCGGGCGAGGGGGATTCCAATGAGGGCGCGAGCGTTCCTTCGCTGACAGATGCAATGCTCGCAGCACCTGCCATCATTGCGCAGGCGCTGATCTTCGCGGGCACCTTCTACTTTTTCCTCGTGAATCGCCTGGAGGTCTATTCCTTCCTCGCGCGTCGCCTCAGCGCGGTGGGGGAGACGGAGCTGATCAAGCGGCGCTTCCGGGTCGCCGAGAAACTCGTCTCGCGGTATTTCCTGGCGATCACCATCGTCAACTTTGCACTGGGCTTTGCGGTCACCGCCATCATGACCGCGCTCGGCATGCCGCTGCCTTACGTCTGGGGGCTTGCGGCAGCCCTTCTGAATTACGTGCTGTATCTCGGGCCTGCGGTGATGGTCGTCGTGCTGCTTCTGGGCGGGCTCGTGAATTTCGAGGGGCTGATGGTGGCCGCACCGGCTGCGTGTTTCATGGTGTGCAACATGATCGAGGCGCAATTCGTGACGCCGGCCTTCGTGGGCCGCCATGTGCGCCTGAACCCGCTTCTGGTCTTCGTGGCGCTTGTCTTCGGGATCTGGTTCTGGGGGCCGATCGGGGGCATTGTGGCCATTCCGGTCCTCGTGATCGGGGTCGCGATGACGGACGACAAGCTCGAAACCCAGGCCCGGACAGCCAACGCCGCCTGA
- a CDS encoding protein-L-isoaspartate O-methyltransferase, producing MSDYATLRRVMVDTQVRPSDVTKFPIIQAMLTVPREAFLPNDKAEVAYISEPIDIAPDRTVLAARTFAKMVDALNVTNDMLVLDIGCGYGYSAAVLARIAEAVVAVEEETDLAAEAPGILSETGADNVVLHEGPLTDGAPEHGPYDAIILEGGIEELPAGIEAQLKEGGRIACLFVEGRLGTVRIGYKIDGHLNWRYAFNASAPVLPGFAKTRAFAL from the coding sequence ATGTCTGACTACGCGACCCTTCGCAGAGTGATGGTGGACACGCAGGTCCGCCCCTCCGACGTCACCAAGTTCCCGATCATCCAGGCGATGCTGACCGTGCCGCGAGAAGCGTTCCTGCCGAATGACAAGGCCGAGGTCGCCTATATCTCGGAACCGATCGACATCGCACCGGACCGCACCGTGCTGGCCGCGCGCACCTTCGCCAAGATGGTCGATGCGCTCAATGTGACCAATGACATGCTCGTGCTCGATATCGGCTGTGGCTACGGCTATTCGGCCGCGGTTCTGGCGCGGATCGCCGAGGCGGTCGTGGCCGTCGAGGAAGAGACCGATCTTGCCGCCGAAGCGCCCGGCATCCTGTCGGAGACCGGAGCGGACAACGTGGTCCTGCATGAAGGCCCGCTGACGGATGGCGCGCCGGAACACGGCCCCTATGACGCGATCATTCTCGAAGGCGGGATCGAGGAATTGCCCGCCGGGATCGAAGCGCAATTGAAAGAAGGGGGGCGCATTGCCTGCCTCTTCGTCGAGGGTCGCCTCGGCACGGTGCGGATCGGCTACAAGATCGATGGGCATCTCAACTGGCGATATGCCTTCAACGCAAGTGCCCCGGTCCTTCCGGGCTTTGCGAAGACGCGGGCATTCGCACTCTGA
- a CDS encoding TolC family outer membrane protein: protein MALKHTFVAAGLSLAATFSTLGAAKADTLADALVGAYNSSGLLEQNRALLRAADEDVAQAVAALRPVLDWTADITRQFSESRSANTLGTVVGSVTETASIGISASLLVYDFGRTQLSVDAAKQAVLATRYQLIGIEQEVLFRATQAYYELQRAQRVLTVRQNNLSVISRELRAARDRFEVGEVTRTDVALAEARLAEARSQLAVAQGDVARAQQEYLRATGRQPGGVNALGSVPSIPGSVSAATTIALKTQPDLIAAQYAVTLADLSIAIAEASLKPSVNLTGRYGYTQNLDDNDFFNRGGSISLGASGPIYRGGALTSALRQAVANRDQRRAQLHVVAENVRQNVANAYVNVQVARSAIQASQQQVQAAQVAFNGVREEAQLGARTTLDVLNAEQDLLDARTLLISAQVDEYVAAYNVIAAMGRLTVAELNLPVQQYDPTVYYNLVKDAPALSSQGEQLNRVLRAIGKD from the coding sequence ATGGCGCTGAAACACACATTTGTCGCCGCGGGTCTCAGCCTCGCAGCCACGTTCTCGACCCTCGGTGCCGCAAAGGCCGACACCCTGGCCGACGCCCTCGTCGGAGCCTACAATTCCAGCGGCCTTCTCGAACAGAACCGTGCCTTGCTGCGGGCCGCAGACGAGGATGTCGCCCAGGCGGTCGCGGCCCTGCGCCCGGTTCTGGACTGGACGGCGGATATCACCCGTCAGTTCAGCGAAAGCCGCAGCGCGAACACCCTTGGCACGGTCGTGGGCTCCGTCACCGAGACGGCGTCGATCGGCATTTCCGCCTCGTTGCTGGTCTATGATTTCGGGCGCACGCAGCTCAGCGTCGATGCCGCGAAGCAGGCGGTTCTGGCGACCCGCTACCAGCTGATCGGGATCGAGCAGGAAGTGCTGTTCCGCGCCACGCAGGCCTATTACGAATTGCAGCGTGCGCAGCGTGTCCTGACCGTTCGCCAGAACAACCTCAGCGTCATCAGCCGCGAATTGCGCGCCGCGCGCGACCGGTTCGAGGTGGGCGAGGTGACGCGCACCGATGTCGCCCTCGCGGAGGCGCGTCTTGCCGAAGCGCGCTCTCAGCTGGCCGTTGCGCAGGGTGATGTGGCGCGCGCGCAGCAGGAATACCTGCGCGCCACCGGCCGTCAGCCCGGCGGCGTAAACGCATTGGGCAGCGTGCCGAGCATCCCGGGATCGGTCAGTGCGGCGACCACCATCGCCCTCAAGACCCAGCCCGATCTGATCGCCGCGCAATATGCTGTCACGCTTGCCGATCTCAGCATCGCCATCGCCGAGGCTTCCCTGAAGCCCAGCGTGAACCTCACGGGCCGCTACGGCTATACGCAGAACCTCGACGACAACGACTTCTTCAATCGCGGCGGCTCGATTTCGCTGGGCGCATCCGGCCCGATCTATCGCGGCGGGGCGCTGACCTCGGCCCTGCGGCAGGCCGTGGCCAATCGCGATCAGCGCCGCGCGCAGCTCCATGTCGTTGCCGAGAATGTCCGCCAGAATGTCGCCAATGCCTATGTGAACGTGCAGGTTGCGCGCTCGGCCATCCAGGCCAGCCAACAGCAGGTGCAGGCGGCGCAGGTGGCCTTCAACGGGGTGCGCGAGGAAGCGCAGCTTGGCGCGCGGACGACGCTCGATGTGCTCAATGCGGAGCAGGACCTGCTCGACGCCCGCACCTTGCTGATCTCGGCGCAGGTCGATGAATATGTCGCGGCCTATAACGTGATCGCCGCGATGGGCCGCCTGACCGTGGCAGAGCTGAACCTGCCCGTGCAGCAATACGATCCCACCGTCTATTACAACCTCGTCAAGGACGCGCCTGCGCTCTCCAGCCAGGGGGAACAGCTGAATCGTGTCCTGAGAGCGATTGGAAAAGATTAA
- a CDS encoding DUF6280 family protein, which translates to MRDFVDGTAFNAEQGNRARKLFAAVVLAALDDAIADDKKYGNGPEQIARWARSRDGREVLSCAGIDPNERVVEGLMEFVSKGVRTSVALSREESERRNAALQAEAA; encoded by the coding sequence ATGCGAGATTTCGTTGACGGAACGGCTTTCAATGCCGAGCAGGGCAATCGTGCCCGCAAGCTCTTCGCAGCTGTTGTGCTTGCCGCGCTCGACGACGCCATCGCCGACGACAAGAAGTATGGAAACGGACCCGAGCAGATTGCCCGCTGGGCGCGCTCCCGGGACGGTCGCGAGGTGCTGAGCTGCGCCGGTATCGACCCGAACGAGCGTGTCGTGGAAGGTCTGATGGAGTTCGTCTCGAAAGGTGTCCGCACCTCCGTCGCGCTCTCGCGCGAAGAGAGCGAGCGTCGCAACGCCGCGTTGCAGGCCGAAGCCGCCTGA
- the efp gene encoding elongation factor P — MPKINGNEIRPGNVLEHNGGLWAAVKVDHVKPGKGGAFAQVEMRNLRNGSKLNERFRSADKVERVRLEQRDMQFLFENDGIMTFMDAETYDQVELPAEILGDRRPFLQDGMTIQVEFYESEALNATLPQKVTCRVAETEPVVKGQTAANSFKPAILDNGVKINVPPFVGQDEDVVVNTETMEYSERA; from the coding sequence ATGCCCAAGATCAACGGAAACGAGATTCGCCCGGGCAACGTGCTCGAGCATAACGGTGGCCTCTGGGCCGCGGTGAAGGTCGACCATGTAAAGCCCGGAAAAGGCGGCGCTTTCGCACAAGTCGAGATGCGCAATCTGCGCAACGGCTCGAAACTGAACGAGCGCTTCCGCTCCGCCGACAAGGTCGAGCGCGTCCGCCTCGAACAGCGTGACATGCAGTTCCTGTTCGAAAATGACGGCATCATGACCTTCATGGATGCGGAAACCTACGACCAGGTCGAATTGCCCGCCGAGATTCTCGGCGATCGTCGTCCCTTCCTGCAGGACGGCATGACAATCCAGGTCGAGTTCTACGAATCCGAAGCGCTGAACGCGACGCTGCCCCAGAAGGTCACCTGCCGCGTGGCCGAAACGGAGCCGGTGGTAAAGGGCCAGACCGCGGCCAACTCGTTCAAGCCTGCGATCCTCGACAATGGCGTGAAGATCAACGTGCCGCCCTTCGTGGGACAGGACGAAGATGTCGTCGTGAACACCGAGACGATGGAATATTCCGAGCGCGCCTGA
- a CDS encoding fructosamine kinase family protein: MSLPQPLLDTLGATVARTEAMTGGDLSQVARITLDDGREMVTKRGTLVDAEARMLATMALVNAPVPQVLHVEHGLICLEYLPPAPATTQAWRDFGTALAKMHSWDGQDYGWSEDYAFGDVRIENAAAASWPAFWGERRLLPFLSHLPAAIGARIEALVADLGNRLPAAPNPALLHGDLWGGNVHFTDQGAYMIDPASYYGHAEVDLAMLTLFGQPDTAFWRGYGHLEPGFEARRILYQLFPALVHLRLFGDSYAPMVTRLLDEAGV; the protein is encoded by the coding sequence ATGAGCCTGCCACAGCCCCTTCTCGACACACTTGGCGCGACGGTTGCGCGCACCGAAGCCATGACTGGCGGCGATTTGAGCCAGGTCGCGCGGATCACACTCGATGATGGTCGCGAAATGGTCACCAAGCGCGGAACCCTCGTCGATGCCGAGGCCCGGATGCTGGCCACCATGGCGCTGGTGAACGCGCCGGTGCCGCAGGTTTTGCATGTCGAGCACGGTTTGATCTGTCTCGAATACCTGCCCCCTGCCCCGGCCACCACGCAGGCCTGGCGCGATTTCGGCACGGCGCTTGCCAAGATGCATAGCTGGGACGGGCAGGATTACGGCTGGTCGGAGGACTACGCCTTCGGGGACGTCCGGATCGAAAATGCCGCTGCGGCCTCCTGGCCCGCCTTCTGGGGGGAGCGTCGGCTCCTGCCGTTCCTGTCGCATCTGCCTGCCGCCATCGGCGCCCGGATCGAGGCGCTGGTTGCGGATCTGGGCAACCGTCTGCCGGCCGCGCCGAACCCCGCCCTGCTGCATGGCGATCTCTGGGGCGGAAACGTGCATTTCACCGATCAGGGCGCCTACATGATCGACCCCGCCAGCTATTACGGTCATGCGGAGGTCGATCTGGCGATGCTGACCCTGTTCGGACAGCCCGACACCGCCTTCTGGCGCGGTTACGGCCATCTCGAGCCGGGGTTCGAGGCGCGCCGCATTTTATATCAGCTCTTCCCCGCGCTGGTGCATCTGCGCCTCTTCGGGGACAGCTACGCGCCCATGGTCACGCGGCTTCTGGACGAGGCCGGGGTGTAG
- a CDS encoding folate-binding protein YgfZ yields MSETERTVLRLSGAETHHFLQNLVTNDLDRLEGGVVYAALLTPQGKYKADFFLVAEGDDILLDVATPLAADLMKALTLYKLRAKVTIEETDIIVARGTGAPPEGAFADPRDPRMGWRAYDGRPSEPDVDWDALRVAACIPESGVELTPESYILEMGFERLNGVDFRKGCYVGQEVTARMKHKTELKKGLAVVEVEGEAPPGTEITADGKPAGILYTQAGGAGLAFLRFQRAAGQMDADGARVKVQG; encoded by the coding sequence ATGAGCGAGACAGAGCGCACCGTGCTCCGCCTTTCGGGCGCGGAGACGCATCACTTCCTGCAGAACCTTGTGACCAACGATCTGGACCGGCTCGAAGGCGGCGTGGTCTATGCCGCGCTGCTGACGCCGCAGGGCAAGTACAAGGCGGATTTCTTCCTCGTGGCCGAGGGCGACGACATTCTTCTCGATGTGGCAACGCCTCTGGCGGCCGATCTGATGAAGGCGCTGACCCTCTACAAACTGCGCGCCAAGGTCACGATCGAGGAGACCGACATCATCGTGGCCCGGGGCACCGGCGCCCCGCCCGAGGGCGCATTTGCCGATCCGCGCGATCCGCGAATGGGCTGGCGTGCCTATGACGGACGGCCCTCGGAGCCGGATGTGGACTGGGACGCGCTGCGCGTGGCGGCCTGCATCCCCGAAAGCGGCGTGGAACTGACGCCCGAGAGCTACATCCTCGAGATGGGATTCGAGCGGTTGAACGGCGTCGATTTCCGCAAGGGTTGCTATGTCGGCCAGGAGGTGACCGCCCGGATGAAACACAAGACCGAGCTGAAGAAGGGCCTTGCCGTCGTCGAGGTCGAAGGCGAAGCGCCTCCCGGTACGGAGATCACGGCGGACGGAAAACCGGCAGGTATTCTTTACACGCAGGCAGGCGGCGCGGGGCTCGCATTTCTGCGGTTTCAGCGGGCCGCGGGGCAGATGGACGCGGACGGGGCGCGCGTAAAGGTGCAGGGATGA
- a CDS encoding ABC transporter ATP-binding protein, whose protein sequence is MSEQTRLKSSDEYAAGEDNTFRERVALFGWIWRDYLIRHWPWFLVAFILMTLEGAMFGALSYMMKPMFDQVFVEGGEQYIGLVGIAFFSIFTIRALAGIGQKTIMSRVSAISMMELREALLRHIMTLDGGFHQTYGPGYLMQRLNGDVNTINTLWKAFITGAGRDVVALISLFGVAFAIDWRWTLIALVGAPLLIMPAFLLQRVLRGNSRRVRDMQAGLSTRLNEVFTGIVPVKLNTLEQYQADRFRSLSERVVGINIRNSAAEAAIPGLIDIMSGMGFAAVLYFGGGEILSGDKTVGDFVAFFTAIGLAFEPLRRLGGLSGKLQPALAGLERLRELFDLKPAVTDPDHPVPAPTAPPRIAFDSVTASYGDGPILQETSFVAEAGKVTALVGPSGAGKSTVFNLLTRLLDPENGTVTLDGIRTEDMALADLRAIFSVVSQDALLFDESLRDNILLGQDHVSEARLQAALDAARVTDFLPKLQGGLDATVGPRGSKLSGGQRQRVAIARAILRDTPVLLLDEATSALDAQIEADVQAALDQLARQRTTLIIAHRLSTIRGADKIVVMNHGRAVQQGTHEALLREGGLYADLHNLQIRDAD, encoded by the coding sequence ATGAGCGAACAGACCCGCCTCAAATCCTCGGACGAATATGCCGCGGGCGAAGACAATACGTTCCGCGAACGGGTGGCCCTGTTCGGCTGGATCTGGCGAGACTACCTCATCCGCCATTGGCCCTGGTTCTTGGTGGCCTTCATCCTGATGACCCTGGAAGGCGCCATGTTCGGCGCCTTGTCCTACATGATGAAGCCCATGTTCGATCAGGTCTTCGTCGAGGGCGGCGAGCAATATATCGGCCTTGTGGGCATCGCCTTCTTCAGCATCTTCACGATCCGGGCACTCGCGGGGATCGGACAGAAGACGATCATGTCGCGCGTCTCCGCAATCTCGATGATGGAGCTGCGTGAGGCGCTTCTGCGCCATATCATGACGCTCGATGGCGGCTTTCACCAGACCTACGGGCCGGGCTATCTGATGCAGCGCCTGAACGGCGATGTGAACACGATCAACACGCTGTGGAAGGCGTTCATCACCGGCGCGGGGCGCGATGTCGTGGCGCTGATCTCGCTCTTCGGGGTGGCCTTCGCGATCGACTGGCGCTGGACACTGATCGCGCTCGTGGGCGCGCCGCTTCTGATCATGCCGGCCTTCCTGTTGCAGCGCGTCCTGCGCGGCAATTCGCGGCGGGTTCGGGACATGCAGGCGGGCCTGTCCACACGGCTGAACGAGGTCTTCACCGGCATCGTGCCCGTGAAACTCAACACGCTGGAGCAGTACCAGGCGGATCGGTTTCGCAGCCTGTCGGAGCGGGTCGTCGGCATCAATATCCGCAATTCCGCAGCTGAAGCCGCGATCCCCGGTCTGATCGACATCATGTCCGGAATGGGCTTTGCCGCGGTCCTCTATTTCGGCGGGGGCGAGATCCTGTCGGGCGACAAGACCGTCGGCGATTTCGTGGCCTTTTTCACCGCCATCGGCCTCGCCTTCGAACCCCTGCGCCGATTGGGCGGCTTGTCGGGCAAGTTGCAGCCCGCCCTTGCCGGGCTTGAACGGCTGCGCGAGCTCTTCGATCTGAAACCGGCCGTGACGGATCCCGACCATCCGGTCCCCGCACCCACCGCGCCGCCGCGCATCGCCTTCGACAGCGTCACGGCCAGTTACGGCGACGGCCCGATTCTGCAGGAGACGTCCTTCGTGGCGGAGGCGGGCAAGGTGACCGCACTTGTGGGCCCGTCGGGCGCCGGGAAATCCACCGTGTTCAATCTGCTGACCCGTCTCCTCGACCCCGAGAACGGTACGGTGACGCTGGACGGTATCCGCACGGAAGACATGGCGCTCGCCGATCTGCGCGCGATCTTCTCGGTTGTGAGCCAGGACGCGCTCCTGTTCGACGAAAGCCTGCGCGACAACATCCTGCTGGGGCAGGACCATGTGTCCGAGGCGCGCCTGCAGGCCGCACTCGATGCCGCGCGGGTCACCGATTTCCTGCCGAAGCTGCAGGGCGGGCTCGATGCGACGGTGGGGCCGCGCGGCTCCAAGCTGTCGGGCGGTCAGCGCCAACGCGTGGCCATCGCGCGTGCAATTCTGCGCGACACGCCGGTGCTGCTTCTCGATGAGGCTACCTCGGCGCTCGATGCGCAGATCGAGGCGGATGTGCAGGCCGCCCTCGATCAACTGGCACGCCAACGTACGACGCTGATCATCGCGCACCGGCTGTCGACCATTCGCGGCGCGGACAAGATCGTCGTGATGAACCATGGCCGCGCCGTTCAGCAAGGCACGCACGAGGCGCTTCTGCGCGAAGGCGGGCTCTATGCCGATCTGCACAACCTGCAAATACGGGACGCCGATTGA
- a CDS encoding tyrosine-protein phosphatase, which yields MIRTAWNRIAEAERRLMRSFGKDISTPWNRFLSRVHMALFDHGILRGLWTNFYKVAPGVFRSNHPTDRRFRQFKAMGIKTVINLRGPDKFSFYLFEREICDELGLTLVDAKLWARLAPSSKRILTAIDAIRQAEKPLVFHCKSGADRTGFLATVYLIVFEGQSPAEARKHLGLRYMHLKFTKTGIQDYIIDVYEARQALGPIGFEDWIRDEYRAARLQDGFDRKRPPSELAQPE from the coding sequence ATGATCAGAACAGCATGGAACCGGATTGCCGAGGCCGAGCGCCGTCTGATGCGATCCTTCGGGAAGGATATCTCGACCCCGTGGAACCGCTTCCTGTCGCGCGTTCACATGGCGCTCTTCGATCATGGCATCCTGCGCGGGCTCTGGACCAATTTCTACAAGGTGGCGCCGGGCGTCTTCCGGTCGAACCATCCCACCGACCGCCGGTTCCGGCAGTTCAAGGCGATGGGCATCAAGACCGTGATCAACCTGCGCGGCCCGGACAAGTTCTCCTTCTACCTGTTCGAGCGGGAAATCTGCGACGAGCTGGGCCTCACCCTGGTCGATGCGAAGCTCTGGGCGCGGCTGGCGCCGTCCTCGAAGCGCATCCTGACGGCCATCGACGCGATCCGGCAGGCGGAAAAACCGCTGGTCTTTCACTGCAAGTCGGGGGCCGATCGCACCGGGTTCCTGGCCACGGTCTACCTGATCGTGTTCGAGGGCCAGAGCCCGGCGGAGGCGCGCAAGCATCTGGGCCTGCGGTACATGCACCTGAAGTTCACCAAGACCGGCATCCAGGATTACATCATCGACGTCTATGAGGCGCGGCAGGCGCTTGGGCCCATCGGGTTCGAGGACTGGATTCGCGACGAATACCGCGCCGCCCGTCTGCAGGACGGCTTCGACCGCAAACGCCCCCCCTCCGAACTGGCCCAGCCCGAATGA
- a CDS encoding alanine--glyoxylate aminotransferase family protein, which produces MSLANGRPYLAIPGPSVMPDAVLQAMHRASPNIYEGALIDMVAGLVPDLKRVARTDGHVAIYISNGHGTWEAVLANTVAPGEKVLVCATGRFGHGWAEMAECMGIEVEILDFGKAAPIDPERLRARLLEDAGGRIKAVLAVHVDTSSSIRSDIAECRRALDEAGHGALLMADCIASLACDRFEMDAWGADVTITGSQKGLMVPPGLGFVFFNDRADAVRRKMPRVSRYWDWSPRANPEMFYQYFGGTAPTHHLYGLRAALDIIHAEGMEAIWARHATLARAIWAAVEVWGEGGPLRLNVADPAERSHAVTAMRIGAPFGAQLRAWTDAQAGVTLGIGLGMSEEGDPKGTGFFRFGHMGHVNAHMVLGLLGTVEAGLAAIDVPHGAGGVSAAARVVAEASGAAANTAAKPAAASAAS; this is translated from the coding sequence ATGTCGCTTGCCAATGGTCGCCCCTATCTTGCCATCCCCGGACCCTCGGTCATGCCGGATGCGGTCCTGCAGGCGATGCATCGGGCCTCCCCGAACATATACGAGGGCGCGCTGATCGACATGGTGGCAGGCCTCGTGCCCGATCTCAAACGCGTGGCCCGCACCGATGGCCATGTGGCGATCTACATCTCGAACGGGCACGGCACCTGGGAGGCCGTCCTGGCCAACACGGTCGCACCGGGCGAAAAGGTCCTGGTCTGTGCTACGGGCCGCTTCGGTCACGGCTGGGCGGAAATGGCCGAATGCATGGGGATCGAGGTGGAAATCCTCGATTTCGGCAAGGCCGCGCCGATTGATCCCGAGCGTTTGCGGGCGCGTCTGCTGGAGGATGCGGGCGGCAGGATCAAGGCGGTGCTGGCGGTTCATGTGGATACGTCCTCGTCGATCCGGTCCGATATCGCCGAATGCCGCCGCGCGCTCGACGAGGCCGGCCACGGCGCGCTTCTGATGGCCGATTGCATCGCGTCGCTCGCCTGTGACCGCTTCGAGATGGATGCCTGGGGCGCGGATGTCACGATCACCGGCTCCCAGAAGGGGCTGATGGTGCCGCCGGGGCTGGGCTTTGTCTTTTTCAACGACCGTGCGGATGCGGTCCGCCGCAAGATGCCGCGCGTCAGCCGCTACTGGGACTGGTCCCCGCGTGCCAATCCCGAGATGTTCTATCAGTATTTCGGCGGGACCGCGCCGACGCATCACCTTTACGGACTGCGCGCCGCGCTCGACATCATCCACGCGGAAGGGATGGAGGCGATCTGGGCCCGCCACGCCACGCTGGCCCGCGCCATTTGGGCCGCGGTGGAGGTCTGGGGCGAGGGCGGCCCCTTGCGTCTCAACGTGGCCGATCCCGCAGAGCGCAGCCATGCCGTGACCGCGATGCGCATCGGTGCGCCCTTCGGCGCGCAGCTTCGCGCCTGGACGGATGCGCAGGCGGGCGTGACGCTGGGCATCGGGCTCGGCATGTCGGAAGAGGGCGATCCCAAGGGCACGGGCTTTTTCCGCTTCGGTCACATGGGCCACGTGAACGCGCATATGGTTCTGGGCCTTCTGGGCACGGTCGAGGCCGGGCTTGCCGCCATCGATGTGCCGCATGGTGCAGGCGGTGTGTCAGCCGCGGCCCGCGTCGTGGCCGAGGCATCAGGTGCGGCGGCCAATACCGCGGCCAAGCCCGCTGCGGCCTCCGCCGCGTCATAA
- a CDS encoding pyridoxal phosphate-dependent aminotransferase yields MTGPRYTRLAETLPSNVPFVGPEVQERQMGRPFRARLGANESVFGPSPAATEALRRAATEVWMYADATNHALKAALAAEMQAKPENIVIGGGIDGLLGTLVRLLVEPGDPVVTSKGAYPTFNYHVTGFGGALHKVPFRDDREDLPALIEAARATKAKLVYLSNPDNPMGSWYEGAEIESAIETLPEGTLLLLDEAYIEFAPEGTAPRIDPDDPRVIRMRTFSKARGMAGLRVGYATGAPDLIRAFDKVRDHFGMTRPAQEAALAALEDRQWLAHVQTEVATSRARIGEIARANGLTPLPSATNFVAIDCGGDGAFAKAVLDALVARGVFVRMPFEAPENRCIRVSCGRPEDLDVFEEVLPLALADAKEHAAF; encoded by the coding sequence ATGACCGGACCCAGATATACCCGCCTCGCCGAGACCCTGCCCTCCAACGTGCCCTTCGTCGGGCCCGAGGTGCAGGAACGGCAGATGGGCCGCCCTTTCCGGGCACGCCTTGGCGCCAACGAGTCGGTCTTTGGCCCGTCTCCGGCGGCGACGGAAGCGTTGCGCCGGGCGGCAACCGAGGTCTGGATGTATGCCGATGCCACGAACCACGCGTTGAAGGCCGCATTGGCGGCCGAGATGCAGGCAAAGCCCGAAAACATCGTCATCGGCGGCGGCATCGACGGACTTCTGGGCACGCTCGTTCGTCTGCTGGTGGAGCCGGGCGATCCCGTCGTGACCTCCAAGGGTGCCTACCCCACCTTCAATTACCATGTGACGGGTTTCGGCGGCGCGCTGCACAAGGTTCCGTTTCGCGACGATCGTGAAGATCTGCCGGCACTGATCGAGGCCGCGCGCGCGACCAAGGCCAAGCTGGTCTACCTGTCCAATCCCGACAATCCGATGGGCTCCTGGTATGAAGGCGCGGAGATCGAGTCCGCGATCGAGACCTTGCCCGAGGGCACGCTTCTGCTGCTCGACGAGGCCTATATCGAATTCGCGCCCGAGGGCACCGCGCCCCGGATCGATCCCGATGACCCGCGCGTCATCCGGATGCGCACCTTCTCCAAGGCGCGCGGCATGGCGGGGCTCAGGGTAGGATATGCCACGGGCGCGCCGGACCTGATCCGCGCCTTCGACAAGGTGCGCGATCATTTCGGAATGACGCGGCCCGCGCAGGAGGCGGCCCTCGCCGCGCTCGAGGACAGGCAATGGCTGGCCCATGTGCAGACGGAGGTTGCCACCTCTCGCGCGCGGATCGGCGAGATTGCCCGCGCGAACGGGCTAACACCGCTGCCGTCTGCAACGAACTTCGTCGCGATTGATTGCGGAGGCGACGGGGCTTTTGCCAAGGCCGTGCTCGATGCGCTGGTGGCGCGCGGCGTCTTCGTGCGCATGCCCTTCGAGGCGCCGGAAAACCGCTGTATCCGTGTGTCCTGCGGGCGGCCCGAGGACCTCGATGTCTTCGAAGAGGTGCTGCCGCTGGCGCTTGCGGATGCCAAGGAGCACGCCGCGTTCTAG